From a region of the Triticum aestivum cultivar Chinese Spring chromosome 7D, IWGSC CS RefSeq v2.1, whole genome shotgun sequence genome:
- the LOC123169845 gene encoding uncharacterized protein, which translates to MSRTSHFNCLSGIPCSSNARLDGLQCQRAFISIKSSDYPCKQGWVQVEGIKSASASMVPAMAVRTISIFGSDYANILTSQTPVSFSCHALKVSSFASTPQLSQRVPLQQQHDGNRTSWPSSSRFIRAIKAGASLLLSSQSSWRI; encoded by the exons ATGTCGCGCACGTCACACTTCAACTGCCTCAGCGGGATTCCCTGCAGCAGCAATGCGAGGCTGGATGGCCTCCAGTGCCAGCGCGCCTTCATATCCATCAAGTCCTCGGACTATCCCTGCAAGCAAGGCTG GGTGCAGGTGGAAGGTATCAAATCTGCTTCTGCCTCCATGGTGCCTGCAATGGCGGTAAGGACGATATCTATCTTCGGCAGTGACTATGCCAACATCCTCACCTCCCAAACCCCCGTCTCATTCTCATGTCACGCACTTAAAGTTTCATCATTCGCTTCCACACCTCAACTGTCTCAGCGGGTGCccctccagcagcaacacgacggcaacAGGACATCATGGCCCTCAAGTTCTCGGTTTATACGTGCAATCAAGGCTGGAGCGTCCCTTCTCCTATCCTCACAAAGTTCATGGAGAATCTAA